A genomic stretch from Silurus meridionalis isolate SWU-2019-XX chromosome 1, ASM1480568v1, whole genome shotgun sequence includes:
- the pou3f3b gene encoding POU domain, class 3, transcription factor 3-B isoform X2, whose product MATAASNPYLPSSSILSSGSIVHSDSGGAGMQPGGGAATSVSSGGFRGESAVKMVQSDFMQGAMAAASNGGHMLSHAHQWVTSLPHAAAAAAAAAVAAAEAASPWSTSPVGMASSPQQQQSQQQQQQQDVKSNTAREDLHTSSTLHHRHLGAHQAHAAPWGGAAAAAHISAITASQQQQQQQQQQQQSLIYSQPGGFTVNGMLSGGQSLVHPGLVRGGTPELEHGAHPHSHPHHHHHQLNHHHHHQQHQHQHHQQQQSHHGPNSHEAHSDEDTPTSDDLEHFAKQFKQRRIKLGFTQADVGLALGTLYGNVFSQTTICRFEALQLSFKNMCKLKPLLNKWLEEADSSTGSPTSIDKIAAQGRKRKKRTSIEVSVKGALESHFLKCPKPSAQEISSLADTLQLEKEVVRVWFCNRRQKEKRMTPPGVPPTPDDVYSQGHFLVDYLKDASLNGPSEAGDQKVTTTTRSFHQVILAH is encoded by the exons ATGGCCACGGCGGCTTCCAATCCGTATCTGCCCAGCAGTAGTATATTATCGTCGGGTTCGATAGTGCACTCGGACTCAGGAGGAGCGGGCATGCAGCCGGGCGGCGGCGCGGCAACCTCGGTGTCCTCAGGCGGCTTTCGAGGCGAGTCGGCGGTCAAAATGGTGCAGAGTGACTTCATGCAGGGGGCCATGGCGGCGGCGAGCAACGGCGGCCACATGCTGAGCCACGCGCACCAGTGGGTGACGTCGCTGCCTCACGCGGCCGCTGCCGCCGCCGCAGCCGCGGTCGCGGCCGCCGAGGCCGCCTCTCCATGGTCCACGAGTCCTGTGGGCATGGCGTCCAGTCCGCAGCAACAGCAGTctcagcagcaacagcagcagcaggacgTGAAGAGCAACACGGCGCGCGAGGATTTGCACACGTCCAGCACGCTGCATCACCGGCATTTAGGTGCGCACCAGGCGCACGCGGCTCCCTGGGGCGGCGCCGCAGCTGCTGCACACATCTCCGCCATTACAGCCAgccagcagcagcaacaacagcagcagcagcagcagcaatcgCTCATCTACTCGCAACCAGGCGGCTTCACGGTGAACGGCATGCTGAGTGGGGGCCAAAGTCTCGTGCACCCTGGACTGGTGCGAGGCGGCACACCAGAGCTGGAGCATGGAGCGCACCCGCACTCTCAccctcaccatcatcaccatcagcttaaccatcaccaccaccaccagcaacatcagcatcagcaccaccagcagcagcagagcCACCACGGCCCCAACAGCCACGAGGCACACTCGGACGAGGACACGCCGACTTCAGACGACCTGGAGCATTTCGCCAAGCAGTTCAAGCAGCGGCGCATAAAGCTTGGCTTCACGCAGGCCGACGTGGGCCTCGCGCTCGGCACGCTCTACGGCAACGTGTTCTCTCAGACCACGATCTGCCGCTTCGAGGCGCTACAGCTCAGTTTCAAGAACATGTGCAAGCTTAAACCGCTGCTAAACAAGTGGCTGGAGGAGGCCGACTCGAGCACGGGGAGCCCGACGAGTATTGACAAGATCGCGGCGCAGGGCCGCAAGCGCAAGAAGCGCACCAGCATCGAGGTGAGCGTCAAGGGCGCTCTCGAAAGCCACTTCCTCAAGTGCCCAAAGCCGTCAGCTCAGGAGATCAGCAGCCTGGCCGACACGTTACAACTGGAGAAGGAGGTGGTGCGCGTCTGGTTCTGCAACCGTAGGCAGAAGGAGAAGCGCATGACGCCGCCCGGAGTGCCCCCGACGCCGGACGATGTGTACTCGCAG ggaCATTTTTTAGTAGATTACTTAAAAGATGCAAGTTTAAACGGGCCGAGTGAAGCGGGCGACCAGAAGGTGACAACAACCACACGTTCGTTCCATCAGGTAATTCTGGCGCATTGA
- the pou3f3b gene encoding POU domain, class 3, transcription factor 3-B isoform X1 has product MATAASNPYLPSSSILSSGSIVHSDSGGAGMQPGGGAATSVSSGGFRGESAVKMVQSDFMQGAMAAASNGGHMLSHAHQWVTSLPHAAAAAAAAAVAAAEAASPWSTSPVGMASSPQQQQSQQQQQQQDVKSNTAREDLHTSSTLHHRHLGAHQAHAAPWGGAAAAAHISAITASQQQQQQQQQQQQSLIYSQPGGFTVNGMLSGGQSLVHPGLVRGGTPELEHGAHPHSHPHHHHHQLNHHHHHQQHQHQHHQQQQSHHGPNSHEAHSDEDTPTSDDLEHFAKQFKQRRIKLGFTQADVGLALGTLYGNVFSQTTICRFEALQLSFKNMCKLKPLLNKWLEEADSSTGSPTSIDKIAAQGRKRKKRTSIEVSVKGALESHFLKCPKPSAQEISSLADTLQLEKEVVRVWFCNRRQKEKRMTPPGVPPTPDDVYSQVGNGHFLVDYLKDASLNGPSEAGDQKVTTTTRSFHQVILAH; this is encoded by the exons ATGGCCACGGCGGCTTCCAATCCGTATCTGCCCAGCAGTAGTATATTATCGTCGGGTTCGATAGTGCACTCGGACTCAGGAGGAGCGGGCATGCAGCCGGGCGGCGGCGCGGCAACCTCGGTGTCCTCAGGCGGCTTTCGAGGCGAGTCGGCGGTCAAAATGGTGCAGAGTGACTTCATGCAGGGGGCCATGGCGGCGGCGAGCAACGGCGGCCACATGCTGAGCCACGCGCACCAGTGGGTGACGTCGCTGCCTCACGCGGCCGCTGCCGCCGCCGCAGCCGCGGTCGCGGCCGCCGAGGCCGCCTCTCCATGGTCCACGAGTCCTGTGGGCATGGCGTCCAGTCCGCAGCAACAGCAGTctcagcagcaacagcagcagcaggacgTGAAGAGCAACACGGCGCGCGAGGATTTGCACACGTCCAGCACGCTGCATCACCGGCATTTAGGTGCGCACCAGGCGCACGCGGCTCCCTGGGGCGGCGCCGCAGCTGCTGCACACATCTCCGCCATTACAGCCAgccagcagcagcaacaacagcagcagcagcagcagcaatcgCTCATCTACTCGCAACCAGGCGGCTTCACGGTGAACGGCATGCTGAGTGGGGGCCAAAGTCTCGTGCACCCTGGACTGGTGCGAGGCGGCACACCAGAGCTGGAGCATGGAGCGCACCCGCACTCTCAccctcaccatcatcaccatcagcttaaccatcaccaccaccaccagcaacatcagcatcagcaccaccagcagcagcagagcCACCACGGCCCCAACAGCCACGAGGCACACTCGGACGAGGACACGCCGACTTCAGACGACCTGGAGCATTTCGCCAAGCAGTTCAAGCAGCGGCGCATAAAGCTTGGCTTCACGCAGGCCGACGTGGGCCTCGCGCTCGGCACGCTCTACGGCAACGTGTTCTCTCAGACCACGATCTGCCGCTTCGAGGCGCTACAGCTCAGTTTCAAGAACATGTGCAAGCTTAAACCGCTGCTAAACAAGTGGCTGGAGGAGGCCGACTCGAGCACGGGGAGCCCGACGAGTATTGACAAGATCGCGGCGCAGGGCCGCAAGCGCAAGAAGCGCACCAGCATCGAGGTGAGCGTCAAGGGCGCTCTCGAAAGCCACTTCCTCAAGTGCCCAAAGCCGTCAGCTCAGGAGATCAGCAGCCTGGCCGACACGTTACAACTGGAGAAGGAGGTGGTGCGCGTCTGGTTCTGCAACCGTAGGCAGAAGGAGAAGCGCATGACGCCGCCCGGAGTGCCCCCGACGCCGGACGATGTGTACTCGCAGGTCGGCAAC ggaCATTTTTTAGTAGATTACTTAAAAGATGCAAGTTTAAACGGGCCGAGTGAAGCGGGCGACCAGAAGGTGACAACAACCACACGTTCGTTCCATCAGGTAATTCTGGCGCATTGA